The following are encoded in a window of Fusarium falciforme chromosome 11, complete sequence genomic DNA:
- a CDS encoding Carboxylic ester hydrolase, whose translation MGSQIEPTVTLPQGKIIGVQLQDALPQPVDGWLGVPYALPPTGDRRFRLPAKIPPSSDTVIHASKYGPAAPGKPLLAGSAPLEYSEDCLTANIFRQSAGSHAKLPVALYIHGGAFNRGTASMHKTASMVANAPEPFIAVSFNYRIGALGFLPSSLSAKEGVLNLGLRDQILMMEWVQENIAAFGGNPDNVTLFGLSAGAHSIGHHLMHYKEGVAPLFHKAILESGAPTSRAVRPYNAPIHEAQFKDFLQQVGVPEDLPEDEIFPYLRKQPENVITAAQTATFDKYNPSLRWAFQPVIDGDIIARPPLETWKQGKWHKVPIMTGFTTNEGSLYVDKKMSTGSGFRHFFEELLPLLSKEDINTIDNLYPDPATSDEYKETREGMGAQYKRIEAAYAHYAYVAPVRQTAELASPSAPIYLYHWALVSSINNGAQHGDNMRYEVCDPNVVKISPAQKEVAGTTNAYVTSFITKGDPNAVGGEYASRPKWEPYDGKAPKVLQFGPGNEELIGGGVGSPAAFVDDVWGRKQSEFWWSKVDISQQ comes from the exons ATGGGAAGCCAGATTGAACCAACCGTCACCCTCCCTCAGGGTAAGATTATCGGCGTCCAGCTGCAGGACGCGCTTCCGCAGCCAGTCGACGGCTGGCTGGGCGTCCCCTATGCCTTGCCACCCACCGGCGATCGACGCTTTCGTCTGCCGGCCAAGATTCCTCCCTCCTCTGACACTGTCATTCACGCTTCCAAATATGGTCCTGCAGCTCCAGGCAAGCCACTTTTAGCGGGAAGTGCCCCCCTTGAGTACAGTGAAGACTGCTTGACTGCGAACATCTTTCGCCAGTCAGCAGGGTCGCATGCCAAGCTCCCGGTTGCGCTATACATCCACGGTGGAGCGTTCAATAGAGGCACTGCATCAATGCACAAGACTGCTTCAATGGTTGCAAATGCCCCTGAGCCATTTATCGCCGTTAGCTTCAACTACCGTATCGGAGCCCTTGGATTTTTGCCGTCTAGCCTCAGTGCCAAGGAAGGCGTGCTTAATCTTGGGCTCCGAGACCAGATTCTCATGATGGAGTGGGTTCAAGAGAATATTGCGGCCTTTGGTGGCAACCCGGATAATGTTACCTTGTTTGGTCTTTCAGCTGGAGCCCACTCT ATTGGTCATCATTTGATGCACTACAAGGAGGGTGTCGCGCCTCTCTTCCATAAGGCCATCCTCGAGTCTGGAGCCCCCACGTCTCGAGCTGTCAGGCCATACAACGCACCTATTCACGAGGCCCAGTTCAAGGACTTCCTTCAACAAGTTGGTGTGCCCGAAGACCTGCCCGAGGACGAGATCTTCCCCTACCTGCGAAAGCAACCCGAGAACGTCATTACGGCCGCTCAGACAGCTACCTTCGATAAATACAACCCCTCGCTTCGCTGGGCCTTCCAGCCAGTTATCGATGGCGACATCATCGCCCGACCGCCCCTGGAGACGTGGAAGCAGGGCAAGTGGCACAAGGTGCCCATCATGACCGGCTTCACCACCAACGAAGGCTCTCTCTACGTGGACAAGAAGATGTCCACTGGGTCTGGGTTCCGACACTTCTTCGAGGAGTTGCTGCCTCTTCTCTCTAAGGAAGATATTAACACCATCGATAACCTTTACCCTGATCCGGCCACTTCTGATGAATACAAGGAGACACGAGAGGGCATGGGTGCTCAGTATAAGCGTATTGAGGCTGCATATGCTCATTATGCTTACGTGGCACCTGTGCGACAGACAGCAGAGCTGGCCTCTCCCTCAGCTCCTATCTATCTTTACCACTGGGCTCTTGTCTCCTCTATTAACAATGGTGCCCAGCACGGTGATAACATGAGGTACGAGGTCTGTGATCCAAATGTGGTCAAGATCTCCCCAGCACAGAAGGAGGTGGCAGGCACCACAAACGCCTACGTCACGAGCTTCATCACCAAGGGTGACCCCAATGCGGTCGGTGGTGAATATGCCAGCCGACCAAAGTGGGAGCCATATGACGGCAAGGCACCCAAGGTTCTCCAGTTCGGCCCTGGAAATGAGGAACTGATTGGAGGCGGTGTTGGTAGCCCTGCTGCGTTTGTAGATGATGTCTGGGGACGCAAGCAGTCCGAGTTTTGGTGGAGCAAGGTGGACATCTCGCAACAATGA
- a CDS encoding HET domain-containing protein yields MRLINTKTLQLEEFNEDNRPLYAILSHTWGDQEVTFQHMQDDRSHHSWKAGYRKIAQTCKVALNSGIGYAWVDTCCIDKTSSAELSEAINSMFRWYEDAEICYAYLPDVVGPSSGGLAVVESRWFTRGWTLQELIAPRNLVFYATNWKYINSRSNLSEAIARVTGIEERLLKDNRAKAGSILRTTSIARRMSWAARRQTARTEDLAYCLLGIFDINMPLVYGEGARAFTRLQEQIIQHTDDQSIFAWGLHDGIKPEAGPDTSTSVLAPSPAAFVASGDIVQVDTGEESAPFSLTNRGIRIDLRVGLIRGRRYGIIPCRRNKATGLLMIKLQNLQGNRFFRVADAPVTWRSYLAWKRTPKIPVYLMTVPPPEKHQIPSGSFLVELPRDQIAVHSVSKGYTWSPATDLITRNEPEPHRHSLFEAIRAFGPAKEVYSATDQKNFRRLRRMLRIDPRKVKGQIEDTSGGLQKDSHRWLLNHEGFHRFQNDPQTPLLWISGGPGTGKAMLLCGLIDELSAKPTALSYFFYRASNPRLNSGVAVLRGLLYVLACQRPSLISGYDLLGKQRDEDTSTWEPLAKLVSSTLEDPLLEGAVLVVDALNECSADRESLIEFTKKPSRVKWIISSRDLPDVRDDWNGLSQVTLRLEAHEDVISHFVDTYIQRKPGNLGREKNFDRKTRSILNSPHSSLCKRILAIATVVFCPVTLEELGNLDFELQDVNEELLEELILTCGPFLTLHKKTIDFVHLSAREFLLSAGYRLVMPLGVAHQQARVFFASMKCLINTLREDIYSLQNSGVRIHEVPRLDPGPLLAVGYSCTN; encoded by the exons ATGCGTCTCATCAACACGAAAACTTTACAGCTGGAAGAGTTCAATGAAGACAATCGGCCGCTCTATGCGATTCTCTCCCACACTTGGGGAGACCAAGAGGTCACATTCCAGCACATGCAAGACGACAGGAGCCACCATTCATGGAAAGCCGGTTACCGAAAAATCGCCCAAACATGCAAAGTGGCTCTTAATTCCGGCATAGGGTACGCCTGGGTCGACACCTGCTGCATCGACAAGACAAGCAGTGCCGAACTgtccgaggccatcaactccatgTTCAGGTGGTATGAGGATGCCGAGATCTGCTACGCTTATCTACCAGATGTGGTTGGTCCATCTAGCGGAGGGCTTGCCGTTGTTGAAAGCCGCTGGTTCACTAGGGGCTGGACACTGCAGGAGCTCATCGCGCCTCGAAACCTCGTCTTTTATGCGACCAACTGGAAATACATCAATTCCCGGAGCAACCTCAGCGAGGCCATCGCACGTGTCACCGGCATCGAGGAGAGACTTCTTAAGGACAATCGCGCCAAGGCTGGTTCGATATTAAGAACCACAAGCATAGCCCGGCGGATGAGTTGGGCGGCTAGACGGCAAACAGCTCGTACAGAAGACCTTGCCTACTGTCTACTGGGAATATTTGACATAAATATGCCTCTTGTCTACGGAGAAGGCGCTAGGGCCTTTACCCGACTCCAAGAACAAATCATCCAGCATACGGATGATCAGTCGATATTCGCATGGGGTCTTCACGACGGCATTAAACCCGAGGCCGGACCTGACACGAGCACCAGTGTCCTCGCCCCTTCACCGGCAGCCTTTGTTGCATCCGGAGACATCGTTCAAGTCGACACCGGGGAGGAGTCTGCACCCTTCTCATTGACCAATCGTGGAATTCGAATCGACCTCCGCGTGGGGTTGATTCGTGGCCGTCGGTACGGCATAATCCCCTGTCGACGAAACAAAGCAACGGGTCTTCTAATGATCAAGCTTCAGAATTTGCAGGGCAATCGGTTCTTCAGAGTCGCCGACGCGCCAGTCACGTGGAGGAGCTATCTGGCATGGAAGCGGACACCCAAGATTCCCGTGTATCTGATGACAGTCCCTCCCCCTGAAAAACATCAGATCCCGTCTGGCTCCTTTCTTGTCGAGCTCCCCCGCGACCAGATCGCAGTGCACAGCGTCTCTAAAGGATACACCTGGTCTCCAGCGACAGACCTGATCACCAGGAACGAGCCCGAACCTCA CCGGCATTCCCTTTTCGAAGCGATCAGAGCCTTCGGTCCGGCTAAGGAGGTCTATTCTGCCACTGACCAGAAAAACTTTCGACGTCTGCGCCGTATGCTTAGAATCGATCCTCGTAAAGTAAAGGGCCAAATCGAAGACACCAGCGGCGGTCTCCAAAAGGACTCACACCGTTGGCTCCTGAACCATGAAGGCTTCCACCGGTTTCAGAATGACCCACAAACTCCTCTCCTTTGGATCAGCGGCGGCCCTGGTACAGGCAAGGCGATGCTGCTTTGCGGCCTAATCGATGAGCTATCAGCGAAGCCAACAGCCCTTTCTTACTTCTTTTACCGGGCTTCTAACCCCCGCCTCAACAGCGGAGTGGCTGTTTTACGTGGTCTTCTATATGTGCTCGCTTGCCAAAGACCATCACTGATCTCTGGGTATGACCTTTTGGGAAAGCAACGAGATGAGGATACTTCAACCTGGGAGCCTCTTGCCAAACTCGTCTCATCCACACTAGAAGATCCCTTGCTAGAAGGTGCGGTTCTAGTTGTTGATGCGCTCAATGAGTGTTCCGCCGATCGGGAGTCACTTATTGAGTTTACCAAGAAGCCTTCGCGTGTCAAGTGGATCATATCGAGCCGAGACCTGCCAGACGTCAGAGATGACTGGAATGGTCTGAGTCAGGTCACATTGAGACTTGAAGCACATGAAGATGTCATATCCCATTTTGTTGACACATACATCCAACGTAAACCGGGCAATTtgggaagagaaaagaatTTCGACCGGAAAACCAGGAGTATCCTGAATTCGCCTCACTCGTCCCTCTGTAAGAGGATCCTGGCAATCGCCACAGTCGTCTTTTGTCCAGTTACCTTGGAGGAGTTGGGGAACCTCGACTTTGAACTGCAAGACGTCAATGAGGAGCTTTTGGAAGAACTCATCTTGACCTGCGGCCCCTTTTTGACCCTCCATAAAAAAACCATAGACTTTGTACATCTTTCAGCCAGGGAGTTCTTGCTGTCAGCTGGGTATCGTCTCGTCATGCCTTTAGGGGTTGCCCATCAACAAGCCCGCGTCTTTTTTGCGTCGATGAAATGCCTCATCAACACACTCCGCGAGGATATTTACAGCTTGCAAAACTCAGGAGTGCGTATTCATGAGGTTCCACGACTTGATCCTGGCCCTTTACTTGCAGTTGGATATTCTTGCACCAACTGA